GCCACGGCGCATTCTGATACTGCTGCTGCAGACAGCGATTATGTAGTGGCCGGGATTGACTGGGCGAGGTATTCAGACTATACGGCAGTCGTCGCCATGAGCATAAGCGATTCGGGCTGTAGGGTAATTGGAATCGACCGTTTCAATGCTATGAGCTGGAACAGTCAGATTGAGAGAGTAGTGGATTTCCTATGTCGGTATAGAGTTAGCTCTGCGCTTACGGACCAGAGCTCAATAGGCGATCCGCTCCTCGAACAGCTAAAATCAAAGCTATGGGAGTGCGGTGCTGATATATCCGTTGAGGGTTATACTTTTACCAACCAGTCCAAGCGGGATTTGATAGAAAACTTGTCACTTCAATTTGCTCATAATGCAATTTCTATCCCGCACGACGAAGCTCTTATGCGGGAGTTGCAATACTATGAATACGAGCTTACGGACTCGGGCAATGTCCGCATGAACGCCCGCTCCGGCTACCACGATGATCTGGTGATAGCTCTGGCCTTAGCATGCCACCAGGCGAAGTCATCCGGCTTTTCTGGAAGGTATTTGAGCAGGAATGGAAGTGTGGCTGCGGAAGAATGGTAGTTCTCGATTCCCTGAGGCAGTAGTCTGCTCTGCTATTCTTTCCTCCCAGAGTTGGTATAAGTAATACAACATTACTCTGGGAGGGTCTTATCATGCCGGGCAACAACACTTCAAGCACAGACAATATGATGCGCGCAAGCATTGCAGAGTTTATCGGGACTTTTATTCTCGTCTTTGCAGGCACATCCGTAGCCACTTCGGCTATACTCAGCCGGCCAATCGCCGGAATGCCGCTCAACTCGCTTTCGGTAGGGCTCACATTCGGGCTGGTGCTGGTGGCTCTGATAGGCGCACTAGGCCATATATCAGGCGCGCACTTCAATCCTGCAGTCACAATTGGACTCTATAGTATTGGGCGGTTTCCGGGAAAGTATGTGGTCACCTATATTATCGCTCAGATTGCGGGAGCAATTGCTGCTTCGGCGGCAGTGTGGGCAACCTTTGGAGATGCAGCCAGAAATACAGCCTTTCTCGCTGCCACATATCCTACCGCCATGGCAAGCGAACTGCAGGCATTCCTGATGGAGGTTATCATAGCCTTTATCCTGCTCTTCACTATCGTCTCGATCTCGACAGACGAGCGGGCTAATATGACCACTGCAAGCCTGGCGATAGGATTTGCGCTCGGTGTCGGTGTCCTGATCGGTGGACCGGTGAGTGGAGGGTCTGTGAACCCTGCGCGCACACTCGGTCCGATGATTATGTCTGGCAACTTCACCAGCGTATGGGTGTATCTGGTCGGTCCGGTCGTCGGGGCTGTTGCTGCGGCTATGATCTATCACTACTTCATATTTGCAGCAAAGGCTCCTGCACCTGAGGAAGAAACCAGTGTCCTTGGCAGGGCAGGTGAGGCAGGAGCAACATAACGCGAATTACTATATAGTGATTTCCAACCAGCGCTCTTGCGGTCTATCCGCAGGGGCACTTTCATTTGGTTGTGCTGTATCAGCCTTTATGTGGAATGAACAATTGTGAAAATCGTGCGTCCCGGGAGGCTCATATGGCACATCGACTGGTGCGGTCGTTTATCTTTGTAATTCTTTTTGTTGCATCATACTGCGCGTGCAACGCAGCAGAGTTTTGCGCTGATCTGAAAATCAAAGTGGGAGACAAGCTCTCTAGTGGTAGAGTGTTTGTTAAAGGCGATTACATACGTATGGACATAAAGGAGGGCGGCAAAACGTTTATGACGATGCTTGCCCAAAACGGCTGCCCGACAATCTGGTATTACGATTCGGATCTAAAGCTCTATTGGAGTTTACAGCGTGAAGTGCCATATAATTTGTTGAATTGCCAATCCGAATGTGCTTCATGGCAAGGTGCAGACTGCGGCATAGCTAAAATCGATGGGGTAAAGTGCAGAAAAATAGTCTATCCGACTATGGGAGGCAAGGAGACCCGATGGTACTCTGAAAAGTTGAAAGTGCCGGTGAAGATTGCATCAGAAAGACTCGGCAAGAGGTTTGTAATTCAATATTGCAACATTAAACAGAACAAGCAGCGCGAAGATATCTTTATGATTCCCGGTGGTTATCAAAACAGAGAGCCGGACTACTGGACAAAATTCAAATCAGTGTTCGGCAACTAATCTATAATCAACGAATCTTTCAACATGCGCCTCTGCAGGCAGATGCAGGGGCGCTTTTTTATGCCCGATTTATTTCACATTTCCCAACAGGAGGCTGTATATGTCTACATCGGTTCTATCCAAATTCAGGGATAAGCTCCGCTCCAGGAAGCCGCCACCCCTGAGCGAACTCGCATCCGCCAGAGGATCAGTTACATCCGCCATCGGCTCGATTATGCCGTATAACCCCGATGACCTGATAGGTAAACGTGGCTACGGTATTTACGATCAGATGCAGCGTGACACACAGGTGCATGCTTGCCTTATGATTAAGAAATTCGCCGTGCTTTCGCATGGCTGGGAGGTGCACCCGGCGTCAAGTGATCTAAAGGACATTCGTGTCGCGGACTTCGTACGATGGGCATTTGAGGATATGCGCGGATCGATTCTGGATGTGCTCTACAACGTTCTCGATGCTTTGGCGAAGGGCTTCAGTGTTATGGAGATCAACTATCGCGTGATTGAGGGCTCACCATATGATGGATTGATCGGGCTCGCCTCGATCAAGAGCAAGGACCCCTCTACATTTACGTTCGATACGGATGAGTTCATGAATGTGCGTTCGCTGCAAAGGACGTGCGGAGGCAAGGAAGACCTTCCACCTGAGAAATTTGCAATCTACTCATATCTGCCCAGATATGAGTCACCCTACGGCACATCAGACCTGCGCGCAGCCTACAAGCACTTCTGGAGCAAGGACGTGCTGATGCGGTTCTTGAATGTCTACCTCGAAAAATATGGCTCACCGACAGCCAAGGGCAGCTACAAACGAGGCACGCCCAAGACTGCTCAGGATGACCTTTTGAAGATACTCGACAAGATTCAGCAGCAGACGGCGATCGTGATACCAGAGGATGTGCAGATTGAGCTTATCGAGGCCCAGCGCGGCGGCGAAGCCGGGTATTTGGATGCAATCGAGTTTCACGACAGGCAGATTGCTAAGGCCATCCTCGCCCAGACAATGGTTACTGACGAAGGTGCGGGCACAGGTTCATATGCCATGGCAAATGTCCATTTGAACGTGCTTAAGATGTGCTTGCAAAAGCTCAAGCGAGACCTGGAAGAGAGCGTCATGCGTGAGCAGATTATCAGGCGGCTGGTCGACTATAACTTCAAAGTCAGTGCGTATCCGACATTCAGCCTGGGACCTCTGGAGGACAAAGACCTGGAATCGCTGTCGAATGCAGTCACAAAGCTCATCTCAGGCGAAGTGATCCGACCCGACGAGGGTTGGATACGCGAGTATTTGGGTCTGCCTATTGCGTCGTAACGTCACTATGTCAAAATGTGAAAGGAGAAGATATGGATACAATCGAACGAGAAGCCAAGCTCTTTGAAGCCGGCGCATACCCGGACAGGGGGATTGAAATCACCGAAGAGGATCTCGACTCGCTGATTGAGGGAACCAGCAATGCACCCGTGCGGATTGAGCATACATCCACGCCGTTTGACGGCGCTATCGGGATGCTCAAGTCTGTCTATCGCAAGGGAAAAGAGCTCTTCGGAAGGCTGTGCTTTACTAGCGCTGCATGGGAGCTTATCAAGGAGGCGAATGCGAAGCGGCTCTCCGTCGCAATAAAGAAGGACAAAAGCGCAATAGCCGAGGTTTCTCTTGTGCGTGAGCCGAGGATCGCAGACGCAGCAGTCTTCAGTGCGGATGATACGGTTCAGATCAATGAGAGTGAGATTGAAGTAGATGCAGAATTCAGCTCTGATATTGATGATCCCGAGGTAGACAGGCTCAGGGCTGAGCTTGCAGATAAGAATGCACAGAGTGTTATTGACGATCTCAAGCGTTCCGGGAAGCTCACTCCAGCGTCTGAAGTATTTGCCAAGGCACTGCTCCGCTCTGAAGACTCAAATGTAATCACATTCGGCGGCTCGGTTACGCCTGTGAGCCAGGTTTTCAGATGGTTTCTGGAGTCTCAGCCCAAGGTGATCGAGTTTTCAGAAATTGCAACTGCTGAAGCTGATGTCGATGAGCCTGAGATATTCGCAAAGCTCGGGGTCACAAGTGGGCAGGTGGAAAAATATCGTGGGAGATAGTTGAGAGCAGAGGACAGAAATCTAGCGCCTATTTCTAGTCCTAACGCCAATTCCAAGAATTATTGTCATCAATCCCGATATGACGGCAATGAATATCGCGAATCCGATCGAACGCGGAGCAACTACTGCCGAAGCTATTGCATTCCAAACAAGCACAGAGGCAACTGCAACCAGCCAGGCAGCAGGAAGTAAACGTGGACAGAACCAGTATCCACCTATATATCCAACGCAGAATGAGATTAACATTGCTACCAGTATTAACTCAAGGAAATGTGTAATCAACAATACAAACGTCACACCAGTCAATAGAAGCCAAACAGTGGCTAGCTGTGCCAATGGATGTCCTGACCCAGTAAATTGTTGGGTAGATCTGAAGGTTGATGGGTTGTTTTGTCGAAGTGCTTCTCTGCAGTCAGCGCATGTATCGAACCCGTCTCGATATTCCGTCCCGCATTTGGGGCACCAGGGCATATCGCTCGCCTCCTCGCCATTGCCTAAAGTGATTGTATGACGACGTCGCCTTAAGTATTGTTCGCGCACAAATCAGCAACACACCGACGCGTTGAGATGTGACGCGCCGACACAAGTATATCGAAAGGAGCATACCATGACAGCAACAACAACCGCAAGAGAAGCAAAGAGAAAGGACGGCGAGATCATATCCTACCCGATGGCAGCCGTCAAAATCCCAAAAGGAGCGCTGGTGAACATCAACGCAGCGGGTTATACCACCAATGCCACGGATACCTCCGGCGAGACATTCGCAGGCGTAGCATATGAGACTGTGGACAACTCAGCAGGAACTGCAGGAGCGCTCAATATCAGAGTCGAGACTGTAGGCACATTCGTATTTGTCGACGGCGGAGCCAATGGCGCTCAGACAGATGTCGGCGTCACATTCAAAATCGCCGACAACCAGACAGTCACTGATGCTGCAACAAGCAACAATATTGTTGCCGGTGTCGCAGTCGAGTCAATCTCCACGACCAGCGTCAGGATCAGGATCGACCGTTACGCAAGCTAAGCACTGTTTTGTGTTATGAGTTTAAGTTTTGTGTTCCTTGTAAATGCCACGCCATTCCGGCATTCAACACTCAATAGTAAACTGCAACTGTAACTTATATTTGAAAGGAGCTAAAAATGCCGCTTACAAAATCAGATATGCCCAACCTGCTCGAGGACGGGCTGAAAACAGTATTCTTTGAAGCGATGGATGCAACGATCGGCAACTATGAGCGCATCGCGACCATAGTTCCGTCTGAATCCGACGAGGAGGCTTACCCCTGGCTGGGAGCAGTGCCGAATATGCGCGAGTTCAAGGATGAGAGGATGCCCTTGGGCTTGCTGGAGCACAGCTATTCAATCAAGAATAAGACCTGGGAGTCTTCAATAGCCGTCGAGCGTGAGGCTATCGAGGACGACAAATTCGGTCAGATCAGGCTGCGTGTGCAGTCACTTGCCCGCGAGGCCAAGCGCCATGTCGACGAGCTGGTCTTCACCCTTCTGAAGAACGGTTTCGCGACCACTTGCTATGACGGTCAGTATTTCTTCGATACGGATCACTCCGAAGGTGAGAGCGGCACGCAGTCAAACAAGGGCACTACTGCCCTTGACGCATCCGCGCTTCAGGCAGCGATCACGGCAATGATGAAATACAAAGACGACCGCGGCAAGTTCCTCGGTATAGTACCTGACCTGCTCGTAGTGCCGCCGGATCTGCAGTGGACAGCTATGGAACTGCTGGAATCGACCTACTGGCCGACCGACAACACCAAGCAGGCATCAAACGTACTTAAGGGCAAACTCGACCTGCTGGTGTCGCCATATTTGACGGACACAAATGACTGGTTTGTCCTCTCTACCAAGGGAATTGTAAAACCTGTGATCCTGCAGTCAAGAATGCCCATAGAGTTCGCGGCGCTTGAAGCCGACTCAGAGAGCGGCTTTATGCGCGACCAGTATATCTATGGTGTTCGTGCCCGCTACAATGCAGGTTATGGACTCTGGCAGATGGCCTATGGAAGTCAAGTCTCTTGATCTAGTATTGAGTATTTGAGATTGAGTATTTGGTGAGATATT
The DNA window shown above is from bacterium and carries:
- a CDS encoding MIP family channel protein — protein: MPGNNTSSTDNMMRASIAEFIGTFILVFAGTSVATSAILSRPIAGMPLNSLSVGLTFGLVLVALIGALGHISGAHFNPAVTIGLYSIGRFPGKYVVTYIIAQIAGAIAASAAVWATFGDAARNTAFLAATYPTAMASELQAFLMEVIIAFILLFTIVSISTDERANMTTASLAIGFALGVGVLIGGPVSGGSVNPARTLGPMIMSGNFTSVWVYLVGPVVGAVAAAMIYHYFIFAAKAPAPEEETSVLGRAGEAGAT
- a CDS encoding DUF935 domain-containing protein, which codes for MSTSVLSKFRDKLRSRKPPPLSELASARGSVTSAIGSIMPYNPDDLIGKRGYGIYDQMQRDTQVHACLMIKKFAVLSHGWEVHPASSDLKDIRVADFVRWAFEDMRGSILDVLYNVLDALAKGFSVMEINYRVIEGSPYDGLIGLASIKSKDPSTFTFDTDEFMNVRSLQRTCGGKEDLPPEKFAIYSYLPRYESPYGTSDLRAAYKHFWSKDVLMRFLNVYLEKYGSPTAKGSYKRGTPKTAQDDLLKILDKIQQQTAIVIPEDVQIELIEAQRGGEAGYLDAIEFHDRQIAKAILAQTMVTDEGAGTGSYAMANVHLNVLKMCLQKLKRDLEESVMREQIIRRLVDYNFKVSAYPTFSLGPLEDKDLESLSNAVTKLISGEVIRPDEGWIREYLGLPIAS
- a CDS encoding Mu-like prophage major head subunit gpT family protein, which translates into the protein MPLTKSDMPNLLEDGLKTVFFEAMDATIGNYERIATIVPSESDEEAYPWLGAVPNMREFKDERMPLGLLEHSYSIKNKTWESSIAVEREAIEDDKFGQIRLRVQSLAREAKRHVDELVFTLLKNGFATTCYDGQYFFDTDHSEGESGTQSNKGTTALDASALQAAITAMMKYKDDRGKFLGIVPDLLVVPPDLQWTAMELLESTYWPTDNTKQASNVLKGKLDLLVSPYLTDTNDWFVLSTKGIVKPVILQSRMPIEFAALEADSESGFMRDQYIYGVRARYNAGYGLWQMAYGSQVS